The nucleotide window CAGCTATTGATTCCATGGATAGAACGACGTTTAGGATTTTCGATTGCTCCTGCGTTGGGCTCGAAGCGTGCCGGGGCTCTTCTTGAGCGCACCCGGGTCGAGCCCTTATGGTCTCTGACAACGGGTGCTGGTCGGCGCGACCTCGAGCGGTTCCGGCTTTGACTGATCGGAAGGGTTTCCGCTTTAGTCCGTTTTTATGATTACGGGATGGCCCGCCCTCCCGAAGCGATCAGCTTGAGCTGGAGAACGAGTATTTGGGCGGAGAAATTATCCGCGAGTGGGTTGGTATCCTCTTCGCTAGTTCATGAAGTCTCCCGTCTGGTTGTGCCAATAACCACCCTTTTGGCAGCCGTAGCTGACAGCAGCCTGAAGCTACCGGCGATTTGCGCAAAGGCATTCCAGCGTGGTCTCGAGTTCTCTCGATAGAACTTCCCCTCGACCTGGCAGCCCTCGGCACACCTGATGCGAAATGCTTCTCCTTCCGTTGAGCTCGCCATAGAAGCCGTTGCAGACGCCGAAAATTTCATCTGCGTTTATCGATGCCGTAGCGGTGCACAAATGGGAAGCATGCGAATGATGATTGGGGAGACGAAAGGCCGACTCCTATTGCGTTAAACCAATGGCGGAAAGCCAGGAACATCGCGAAGCTTTCCAGGAGCGAGTCAGGAGCGGGTGTCACGCACCCAGGCGCATGAACTGGATCGCAGAAAGCCCAAGGTCCCGTCAGTTCTCGCCAGGATTACTGAACCCGCATTGAACAGAATGGGGAAGATCATGGGTGGGTCGCAGCTATGGCAGGTCACCTCTTCGCCGGAACGTCTCTTGTAGGGAATGCGGTCGCTTCGTGCCCGTCGCAAGCCAGAGATAGCGCCTTCCACCACCATGATGAGCAGCACTACGGCAGCAGACCCGCTTTTTCCGAGAGTGCCGAGGCGGACCAAGGCTCGCGCCGGCGTCGTTTCGACATGAGGCCACCTCACGTACCCTTTGAACATGCAATGGCGTGAAATGTCACTGATCGACGGTTACTCCGCCTCGAGTCGTTGCACCTTTGGCGTATTTTTCGCGTAGTGACATGCATCACCTGCCGAGCGCAGGTCAGGGAGGCGAGAAACCCTCATATCCAAGTTTCGCACAGCCGTAACCCTCATCGAAATTCGATGGCGGTTGCTTTCGCTTGCAAACGCGGTTTGCATATCGGGGCTGGGTAATACCCCCACTGGTCTGCGTGCACCCCGAGATGATCGCGCACGCAAGGGCTGTCGCTACAACTATCTTCATGGCCGACCTCCATCGAACGATGGCTAGATCATTGCCCGCTAACGGGGCAGTTGGCTTTGACCGAGATCAATTGAGCGCGAGGTGGAGTGCGCCCCTCGAACTGGACAGATCAGGATGAGAAATTGACCGGCCTACCAGGTTTCCGGAAAGAAGACCCATGGCACAATACCGCAGCCACAGCGTCGAATTAAACGCCAAGTCGTGCAGGACAGCTCGCATGCGGTGTTCGACGGTGGGACAATAACCCATCTCCCGGAAGTGCGGCGTTAAGAGATGCGCTTAGGGTTTGGCTTTCGCCAATGGACGATAAGTACCGCATACTCTTCGGGAGTTTTGAACACGGCACAATCCCGGCGTCGTCTTGGCGAACCGCACGCGAAGAGCTGTACCGTCTGAGCAGAAGGATGCAGTTGCGCCGGTGGTTGTAAGGCGGCCGATCGCATGCGGACGAGTTACTTGGTCCGGTCCACTACAGTTTTCAACGTCCTGAGGATGTCGGCTGCGTCTATGAAAGCGTCCCTGACCTCGTCCACGGATAGGTCGCGCGCGCGCTCTGACGACAGCCGAAGATCAATCAAAACGTCGCGCACACTGCGTATTTCTGTGACGCCAGTCTGCCGGCGCATGTCGCGGATGGTATCGATCGAGCGGTCTAGGAGGCGGCTGATCTCGTGGTGAGTGAGTTTGTCGACCTCGTTTGCCGCCCTGACTAACTCTGCAATAAAGTCGGTCGTTAAGCACATGATTTCAATCCTGCAGGCTCATTCTTGCGTCGTTGACTGTCTGATGCCAACATTCCGACAGCCACGTGCCGAGGCCGGCCGCGCCGCTGAATATTCCTCCGTTGGCTGACCCTGTGCAGCTACGTGCTCGCTTCACCAACTCGCCATACTCAACCCTTTCTTGCTATTGAAGCGGTCTCATGCTGGAGCTTCGCGATCGAAGCAGCCACAAGCTCGATGCACGCAAGATGCTGCCGTTTTTTGCACCACTCGGTGAGACTGACAAAATTGGTTTTTTGGATGAGATCGATCCATCTCCGTTATAGATACACCAGGTCACACGTTGCAAGGGGTGTTGACCAGGTCTCTCGCACCGCGTTGCTCACCCAAATGCTTGGCCAATTACCAGCGAACCGCCTAAAGAGTGACCTCGCCTTCAAAATACCGCCACTTGAAACTCCTCACGGATAACGTCGCGGCGAACGAATTGCAAGAAGCTCCTCGTCGCCAATCTGCACCCATTCGCCATCGCGTTCATGGACATGATTCCACCGCCGGGAAAGCGGAGGCCAACCGTGCATAGTTCAGTCGGATGTTGAACAATGTCGAACATGCGACATGAGACCTTAGATTCATATTGTTGTTTATAAACCGTTTTTCGCTTGGCGCGCTAAGTGCAACGTTCATCGTAAAGCGGCCTCAGGGATTGAGAGAAAATTTGTCGCAAGCTAGTTGCGAATGTCTATTCAGCACTCTTGCCACGGCCGGGTGGACCAACCGAAGAGAAGGTCAAGAAATGTAAGATTCCGCAAAACTCATCCACAATGACAGCGCCGCAATCCGGTGAGGCTGGCGCGTTTGTGCCTGTCTACGATCCATTCAGAGGCGGGCTCAATTACCGGGCCATGCTGTTCATACGAGCGCCGGACATGCCTACCCCTCGGCGGGCTTGCTCGGCGTCTACCAAGGCCTGGATCAAACGCTGGAACGCCAGGCCATCACAGGCAATCTCCTTCGTTAATGCAGTTTGGAAAACGCACTCTTATGGACAGCTTACATCCCGCTTCTCCGAAAGTATTTGTATCTGTTGTTTCCCGCTTTGCCCAATCGGCAAAAGAATGCCCCGGCCGTCCCGCCGTATATTTCGGCGCAGATTGCCTGACGTATGGCGAACTGGACGATCTCACCAGTCGACTTGCCGCCGCGCTTGGCGTTCATGGCTGCACACGGGGCATGGCAGTGGCGGTGTTGATGCCGCGTGGCCCAGCGCTGCTTGCTTATATGCTAGCGATATTTCGGCTGCGCGCGGTCTACGTACCCCTGGACACGGCATACCCCACCGATCGGCTGCGGGGCATGGTTGAACGTAGCGAATGCGCCATCCTGGTTACCACTCCAGACGATTTGGAGCTTGCGCAGGCAATTGCGGGAACCGCTTCGGTCGTCAATGCCGGCCTAGCCACCTCGATACCTGCCGCGCCCACAACATTCCTGGATGTGCAGCCTGGTGATGCTGCCTATGTCATTTTCACGTCCGGAACCACCGGCGGACCAAAGGGAGCGGTGCTCACACATGCCGCGTTGGCCAACCACCTCAATGCCAAAATTGCGGATCTCAGCCTTTGTGCGACTGACCGCGTTGCTCAAACGGCTTCCCACTGCTTTGACATATCAATCTGGCAATTCTTGGCAGGCCTATTGGTCGGTGGAGCCATCGACATTTTGCCTTCGGCTGTAATTGCGGATCCTCGCCAATTATCAAAAACTTTGCGCGAGCGGAGGATCACGGTAATTCAGTTCGTGCCATCGCTCTTGCGTACCTACCTCGTTGCCACAGAAGGCGAGAGCACATCTCAGTTTGAGAACCTGCGCTGCATCTCAACTGTTGGCGAACCGCTGTCACCCGATCTATGTCGCAAATGGCTGACGCACCATCCGAAAGTTCCCATCCTCAATCATTATGGCCCAACGGAGTGCGGCGACGGCGTCACGCACCACTTGGTAACACAGCCGCCAGCCGCCAATGAAACCTACGTACCGATCGGCCGACCTATTCCCGGGCTTCGTGTCTACCTTGTCACGCCGGACAGTGATCCTCTGAAACTTGCATCGAGAGGAGAAGTTGGGGAGCTATGTGTCAGCGGTGCTGGCGTAGCTCTGGGTTACATCAATGACCCGGAACGCACTGTTGCCGTTTTCGTGGCGAATCCGTTCGACGACACGCCTAGCCACAGCCGTTTGTATCGGACCGGTGATTTGGCTCGCATCCGCGCCGATGGTTTGCTCGAGTGCCTTGGCCGAGCAGATCGGCAGGTCAAGGTACGGGGCTACCGTGTGGAATTGGCAGAGATTGAAACTGTTCTCAACAGCCATCACGGCGTCATGGGAAGCGCTGTAGTCCTGCATCGAAGCCAACATCGACGGGCGAAACTCACCGCCCGTGCAAAACTGGGGCGCGAAAATTGCGGTGAAAATGCATCAGCCATCGATGCAGATCTTGTGCCACCTCGCCTGATTGCCTTCGTAGTTCTGCGCGATCACTGCACTTTGCGACATCTGCAAGAGCATCTGCGCCGATACTTGGCGCCGTACATCATGCCGGATCAAATTTTTGAAGTGCCGACACTCCCACTCAACGCAAACGGTAAGCTCGACTACGGCCGCCTGCCGATTCCAGGTGGAATGCGCCCGCTGTCCGATGTTGCCTTCGTATCGCCACGATCAGAAATCGAACGACAGCTTGCGAACCTTTGGGAGCAGATCCTGTGCGTGGCTCCTGTCGGGCTCGACGACGCCTTCATCGATTTGGGCGGCGATTCGCTGCGAATGATGTTGCTCGCTAATCGGGTTCACCACCTTTTTGGTCGCCAGATACAACCGGGCCAACTTCACCGTTCCACGGTCCGGGAGTTGGCGCGGAAGATCGAGGAGGGCGCCGAGACACAGTTGCCTCCCATTATCCGCATTCCTGCCGCGGCGACGAAAGTGGTGCCGCCAACATATCTTCAAACTCACCTGTGGTTCCTCTGGAAGCTCGACCCCCAGGCACGAAACTACGAGCTTCGGACGGTCGTCAATCTTGAGGGTTCCTTGGATCGCGGTGCATTCGAGGCGGCCTGGACTGATTTACTCCATCGTTTTGATACGCTGCGGGTGAGATTCCTGGAGAAAGATGGCCATCCCCTGATGGCCTTTGACGGGCCGCTACCTCGACTAGAGTACCAAGATCTCTCGTCCTTGCCTTCAATGGCTCAATCCGAGCACGTCGCGGCAATTCAGCGGCAACACAACGCGCAACCGTTCGATTTGGCGACTGGCCCACTCCTTCGGACCGCCCTCGTTCGTAGGAACGAGCGCCTGCACGAGCTATACCTAACTACCCATGAGATCATCATGGACGCGTGGTCGCTTTCGGTGTTGGCGCGCGATCTACGACGCCTCTACGAGAGCCATACGGTTGGCCGCGCCGCAGCTTCGCCAGCAAAGCCCGAAATTGGCCTCGGCGACTACGCTCTGTGGGAAGCAAAAAATCTCACCCCTGATCGCTACAATGTCCAAGGGACATACTGGCAGCAGATGTTAAGCGGAGAATTACCGGTCCTCGAGCTGTCAAGCGATCACGAACGCCCTCGACACCTCACATATGCCAGCCACGCCCACGGGCTAGCATTGGATGCGGGCGTGACGGCCGCGCTCCGTCGTGTGGCTGCTGACAACCGGTCAACATTATTCGCAACACTTCTGGCAGGGTTTGCGATCGTGCTGGCGCAATATGCCGGACAGGACGAGGTCGTAGTGGGAGCGCCTCACGTAGTCAGGCAGCGCCCCGGTACCGAGCAGCTTCTTGGCTTTTTCCTCAATATGCTGCCGTTGCGGCTGAAAATCGACGACACGGAAACGTTCAATACGTTGGTAAAGGGCGTACAGGAAACTGTTTCGGACGCCATATCACATGGTGACTATCCGTTCGGGCAGATGCTGGAGACCCTTAACATTGCACGACGCAGCAACATATCACCGGTCTTTCAGGTCATGTTCAACATGTACTCGGAGCAACCGGAGGAAGTACACGGAGACGGCGGAAGACTGACCATCACCGTCCGTGAACTGGAGCTGGGTTACGCCAAGTACGATCTGATACTCTACGCGCAGGAGGAAGGGGACGGCGTCTATCTTCAACTGACGTATTGCAAAGAGATCCTCGAGGCACCTCAAGCCGAGCGGATCCTGCGCAATTTGGAACACACGTTGAAGCATTGCGTCGCAGCGCCCGACGCACCGCTCAGTTCTCTCGGACTATTGCACGAGAATGAAGTGCGATTTCTTGCGTCCTTCAACGACACGAGCCGCGATTTCGGTTGCAAGGCAACCTTACGTGAACTGTTCGAGGCCCAGGTGCAACGCACTCCAGAACACACCGCCTTTTTCTGGAACGGAGGCCGAATTTCCTACGCTGAACTGAACGACTCGGTCGACCGTATTGCCAATGGATTGGCTGGTCTGGGTGCACGCGCAGGGGATCGAATAGCAATCGCGACAGATAGGGGAATTGCAACGCTGGTGGCGCTCCTTGCTTGCGTGAAGGTGCATGCCGCATATGTCTGCTTAGGGCCTGAGTTGCCGCAAGCTCGCGCTGTTCACATCTTACGGGCAACATCCCCGAAGGTCCTGCTGATCGACAGCGAAATTCATGCTTCCTGGGCATGCTACGAAAACTCGCCATGCCAGGTGGTGTCACTGAATTCCCTCTCGGGAACCGCTCCGATAGGGGGGTTGCCTCGTCCGGTCTTGCCTCATGATATCCTGCACATCGTCTTCACGTCAGGAACGACCGGAGAGCCGAAAGGAGTGCTCGTCCCGGCGTCGGCGTGCCTCAACCGTTTGCACTGGATGTGGTCAGAGTTGCCGTTCCTTGCCGGTGACGTTGCAGTGGTCCAGAAGTCCGCAACACTTGTCGCAAGCACTTGGGAAATTTTCGGTCCGTTGCTGCAGGGGGTTCCCGCTTATTTGCTGTCCCGAGAGGAGCTTGTCATCCCAGAACGGCTGCTGTCCGTGCTTGAAAACCATAAGATCAGTCATCTCCTCGCCGCCCCACCCATCCTGGATGGACTGATCATGGCGCGCTCGACCGGCGGTCCGTCGGCAAGTGCGCTTCGGCTGGTTGCTAGCAGCACTCAGGCACTGCCGCCTGACCTCGTCAAGCGCTGGACGCTCGCGTTTCCAGCCACAAATCTCTTTAATTTCTATGGCTCGACAGAGTGCAGTTCCAATGCCGCCTGGCACCAAGTGGATCATTCACTTCCGCTTGATTCACGTAAAGTTCCTATAGGTCGACCGATTGCAAATGTGCAGTTGAGCGTGCGAAGCAGGAAGCTGGAACTTATGCCGCGCGGCGCGCTGGGTGAGTTGTGTGTCACAGGTGCATGCCTGAGTCTTGGGTACCTCGAAAACATAGAGCAACCGGCAACTCGGTTCGAAATGATGGAAGACGGCCACTTGCTCTACCGGACTGGTGATCTTGCCAGATTCCGGGAGGATGGGACGCTGGAGCTTCACGGCCGCGCTGATGACCAAGTCAAGGTGAATGGTTACCGCGTCGAACTCGACGAGGTCGCGCATGCGCTCCGCTCGCACCCCGCCGTAAGCGATGCTGGGGTCGCGTTGCATGCCATGCCGGATCGGGGCGGCCTCCTGCTGGGCTATGTGGTCAGCACTGCCGATCTCCTCGATGAGGCCGACCTTCTGGCATTCACACGGGAAATACTTCCAACATACATGGTGCCAGCGCGTATTATGCGAATTGATGAACTGCCTCGCAATCCAGGTGGCAAATTGGACCGTCGCGCCTTACCACAGCCAACTGCGATGTCCGCGGGCAAAGGAAGGACACCGCAAACGGTAACCGAGGTAGCCCTCGCGGAGATTTGGGAGCGTCTGTTGTGTTGCGAAGAGGTTTCAGCCGAGGACGAGTTCTTCGCTCTTGGGGGAACTTCGATCCTAAGTGTGCGATGCGTGTCCGACGCTAGCCTTCGTGGCCTGCGCCTCACCGTCGGCGAACTCTACGACAACCCTCGACTGGCCGATCTGGCGAGTCTCATTGACGCACACAGGGATGCCCTGCCCAATGAGACTACATTCGATCGCGTCAAATCCGAGAATGTGGCCCCGCCTTTTTCGCCCACCATGCGTTTCTTCAGCCAGCACATGGGCTACGATGAGCACTTCAATTTGTACGGCCTGTGGAAATTCAGCGCGGGAGAGCTTGATGGAACGCTCTTGTCACAAGCCGTTGCCACGCTGGGTGACGAGCATCCCATGCTTCGTACCCGGCTCGTTCGCTCAGGCGGGACTCCGGCGCGCACGCTCCCGACCGACGACCCGCTAACGTTAGAACGTATCACACTCCCCGCCGATTTGCCGGAAATGTGGGAAGAGATCGTGTCAGAAAAAACCGAACAGGCACAGTATGCCTTCCGGTTCGACGGTCGCACCCCCCTCCTCAGGGTGTTACTGTTCGAGGGGGGCCAACCGCAGACACAGCGAAGCTGGCTATTCATTCTCGTGCACCACTTCCTTACAGACGGCTACGGTTTTCGTTTGTTAATTGGGGAACTGGAACGCCTCTATAGGACTGCGGCGGCTGGCCTAGAGGTCAAGCCAACCGCCCTCACAGGCCACGCCAGAATAGCCAATTGGCTTAACCTCCTTCGCAATCATGCGATAGATCATGCCGAGGAAGAGCTCGAATACTGGGAATCCCGACCTTGGGCAGCATTGATGCCCTCCGGTTCTCCACTGGCTCTAGCGGCGGCGCGTTCTGGAGGAGGCCCAACGCCATCCGATCCTGTCGGCGCGCGTCGCATGCAGGCGTTGTTGCGGGCCGGCGAAGTGGATAACCACGAATTCTTGCGGTTGTGTGAATCCCAAGCGACTCGATTTCTCAGCATCCCTCAAGTGGAAACCGCTGCACTGCTGGGGTTTTCTGATCGTGCTGGGATCGATGGGCTGGATCTTATTCTATTGGCTTTTTTGCGAACACTAGGTGGCGATCGTCCAACGCTTGGACTTTACGTGGACAGCCTCACGGCCCTGCGCGCCCCTGTGTTGGGCGGTGTCGATCTATCAAATAACCTTGGTATCTGCTGTGAACTCTTGCCAATGCCACTGGTGGTCGATGGCACTGAACCAGCGATGGCGCAACTGCGCTCTGTAGCCGCCCAACGTCGCAGGATACCCACCCTTGGCCTTGGCCTGCGTGCTCTCCAAGCATTTCATCCTGACGAGAGAGTGGTGGCGCGCGCGGCGCGATTGCCAACGCCGCGTGTTTTGATCAATTTCCGTGCTCCTCTAGCGGTCATTGGCGGGCGCCGTTTTTTGGGGCAACAAGAGGCGCCGTTATGGTGTGGCGAGGACATGAATTTTAACAAACACCATTGGCTTGAATACTCAATCGATGACGTGAATAGCTGTTTGCGCATTGTGCAGCAGCATAACTATTCGCGTATTGATGGATCATCTGCCACGTCAACTGCAAACAAATTGCAGAACAATCTAACGGGAATCATTCGCGAGATTTGCATTAAACAATAAAAACGCTCAAGCGACTCCGGTGTCCGACGATATTCTACCTAAAGCAGGGCTCAAATGAAATCGACCCGGTTAGAGCAGCTCGAGAACGATCCCATGGTGCCACTTGTGCTGAGACTTGCCGTTCCAACGATTGTGGGACTTTGCGTCAGTGCGGCCTACCACCTTTTGAATGCTTTCTTCGTTGGACGTCTTGGGGCAGAGGCGGTGGCCGCGCTTGCGATTACATTCCCAATTACCATGATTCTGACGCTTATCGGGCAAGCCGTGGGGACTGGGGCAGCATCGTCCGTGGCGCGCAGCCTCGGTCGGCATGACCATGCATCCGCAGCAGCATTCGCATTCACAGCAATTGTCTTGGGCTTGGGCGTTGCGATATTAGCTTCTGGTAGTATCGCGACCAGGATCAGCGTCCTCCTGACATGGTTTGGCGCTAGCAACAATACTCTGCCCTATGCGGTCGAATACCTGAGCCCGATCCTGTTTGCCCAGGTGCTGCTCGTATTCAACATGATCTGCGGCTTCATCGTCAGGGCCGAGGGGAACACGTTATTCAGCATGGCCACCCAGATTGTGGCATTTGTCCTCAACGCGGTGCTCGATTCCCTGCTGATCGTCGGATTGGATCTGGGGATCGCGGGCGCTGGTTTCGCAACATTGATTTCGCAAGTGGCTGCGGCCGCCGTGTACGTGTGGCATTTTGCGACCGCGTCCGGCGTGGTGAAGCTAGGCGGTCATCCAACAACCGGTTCATTGGAGCGTATAGGCGTCATTCTGGGGGCAGGAAGTCCGGCGGCGCTTGCGAGTGTGGCTGGCATTGCTGCCATGTGGCTGCTCAATTCTACTGCCAGCACATTTGGCGACGATACTTTGGCCGGGGTGGGTGTCGCAACGCGGCTGCTTTCCATAGTGGCTCTACCAATCAGTGGCCTGTGCATCGGTGCCCAATCTGCGGTCGGCTACAACATCGGTGCGGGAAGGGGCGACAGAGTGCGGCAGGCATTGACCGTAATACTGTCCCTATCCTTAGCGTTCTCATCGATGTGCGCGCTCATAGGCATCTGCCAATCGCACGCTTTGGCCGCCTGGTTTGTTACGGAGACGTCAGCTATCGCGATCGCGGAACGCGCAATTGCTGCATTCCTAGCCGCTTTTGTTTGCTTTCCCGCAGTGGCAGTCACTATTACGCTGATCCAGGCCAAAGGCGAAGTGACGCGGGCATCGCTGCTCGCAATTACGCCCGATGGGCTATTCCTGATGCCACTCCTGCTAGTGTTGCCGCGGTGGATGGGCGTCAACGGTCTCATCATTAGTCCCGTTCTCAGTGAGGCTGCTGCTGGCCTGACTGCCGCGCTCGTCCTCTATCGAGAGTGGCGGCGCTTGAGCAGAGATGAACGTTCCCTTCGCGTTTGAAAGCGCAGCTACTTTCGGCGAAAAGGGCGAATCACCAAATGGGAAATACAAGCCTCTCAAATGAATTTGTGAAGATCTGGCAGATTGATCTGAACGTTCCGACCCACCCGTGGCCGGACTGCCTTGCCTGGTTGGATCACGAAGAGCAGGAAAGATATCATCGTTTGAAGCATCGGCACGACGCGCGAAGGTTTGCAGCGGCGCACGTGGCCCTACGCGAAATCTTGGCCGGTTGCTTGTCTATTGAGCCCTGGGATGTGAAACTTGCGTACAGCCGATGGCGTCGCCCATACGTTCCCGGAGGGCCTTTTTTTTCGATGAGCCGGAGCGGCGATCTGGCACTTGTCGCCTTATCTCACCAGCCTTTGCTCGGCATCGACGTCGAATGCCTCGACCAAGCGGTTGAATGGAGCTGGCTTGAGACCATTTGGTCGCCAGCAGAATGGCGACGGCTTCGGACGATGACGAATGCTCCTGAACTACTGTTGCGCCTTTGGGTTCGTAAAGAAGCCGCAGTAAAAGCTCTGGGACTCGGACTTGCCCACCCCCTGTCGCAGGTCGTGGTTCCACTCTCGGGACAAACTGGTCCCAATGGCGCGCGTCTGTGGCTTCGGAACGAGCAGGGAAGCCACTGCTGGCGTGTATACGATTTGCCAACAAAGGTTGGTTTCATCGGATCGATCGTAACGGCGCGGCCTGTCGCTCCTGAGAGTCTGGCAGTGCATTTGTTCCCCGCCGCAGGTGATTGGAGCGGCGCCGTTGCCAAAAGCACAGGTTCGCTTGTTGCGCCGCAGCACCCCGGCTCGACCGCTCGCGCCTAGAGCGTTTCGCCTCCATGCTGGATCGTATCCGCGGGAAATGAAGTAGTTTCTGCATTTGTCGCTCGACGAGAACGGCCAGCTTGAGTTTCGGCATGCAATTTTTCAGTGCCGATTGACAGTGGCGGCAACTGCCGGAGCGTCGTGCGAGACCAGGCCGCGGCACGCTCGACGGCGACGGTCGCCGCTTCAGCCCGGAACTCAACATTCTTCATCGTCCTGACACTGTCGCCGAACGCAAGCAGTTCGGGCACTGATGGTGTGGATACCCCTCCTCGCCGGCAGCGCAATATCATGCTGCCCAGGTTCGCCGTTTATATTGGAGGTATTCATGGAGAGCGCCGCTGTAATCGTGATGCACTTGACTAAATCCGTGTTCGAACTGCATGGTGCAGGCTACCGCAAACCGCTGTTCCGGAGCAAGCTGACGCGAGGTCAGCTGCGCACCTTTCTTGCGAGCTACCCGTCAACGATCCTAGCGATGGAGGCCTGTGCTTCATCACATTATTGCGGGGCGAGAGATCTGCTATGGGCCAGGAGGTTCGACTTCCCCCGCCGATCTACGTGAAGCCGTTTGTCAAAAGGCATGAGAACGACGCAGCCGATGCTCAGGCAATCAGCGAGGCTGCGGTCCGGCCGATCATGCGTTTCGTGCCGGTGAAAACCGCTGAGCAGCAATCGCGGGCCATGGTGTTTAAGACCCGCAATCTCCTGGTCCGCCAGCGCAAGCAAATCGCCATTGCATTGCGCGGCCACCTCATGGAATATGGATCG belongs to Sinorhizobium garamanticum and includes:
- a CDS encoding non-ribosomal peptide synthetase; translation: MDSLHPASPKVFVSVVSRFAQSAKECPGRPAVYFGADCLTYGELDDLTSRLAAALGVHGCTRGMAVAVLMPRGPALLAYMLAIFRLRAVYVPLDTAYPTDRLRGMVERSECAILVTTPDDLELAQAIAGTASVVNAGLATSIPAAPTTFLDVQPGDAAYVIFTSGTTGGPKGAVLTHAALANHLNAKIADLSLCATDRVAQTASHCFDISIWQFLAGLLVGGAIDILPSAVIADPRQLSKTLRERRITVIQFVPSLLRTYLVATEGESTSQFENLRCISTVGEPLSPDLCRKWLTHHPKVPILNHYGPTECGDGVTHHLVTQPPAANETYVPIGRPIPGLRVYLVTPDSDPLKLASRGEVGELCVSGAGVALGYINDPERTVAVFVANPFDDTPSHSRLYRTGDLARIRADGLLECLGRADRQVKVRGYRVELAEIETVLNSHHGVMGSAVVLHRSQHRRAKLTARAKLGRENCGENASAIDADLVPPRLIAFVVLRDHCTLRHLQEHLRRYLAPYIMPDQIFEVPTLPLNANGKLDYGRLPIPGGMRPLSDVAFVSPRSEIERQLANLWEQILCVAPVGLDDAFIDLGGDSLRMMLLANRVHHLFGRQIQPGQLHRSTVRELARKIEEGAETQLPPIIRIPAAATKVVPPTYLQTHLWFLWKLDPQARNYELRTVVNLEGSLDRGAFEAAWTDLLHRFDTLRVRFLEKDGHPLMAFDGPLPRLEYQDLSSLPSMAQSEHVAAIQRQHNAQPFDLATGPLLRTALVRRNERLHELYLTTHEIIMDAWSLSVLARDLRRLYESHTVGRAAASPAKPEIGLGDYALWEAKNLTPDRYNVQGTYWQQMLSGELPVLELSSDHERPRHLTYASHAHGLALDAGVTAALRRVAADNRSTLFATLLAGFAIVLAQYAGQDEVVVGAPHVVRQRPGTEQLLGFFLNMLPLRLKIDDTETFNTLVKGVQETVSDAISHGDYPFGQMLETLNIARRSNISPVFQVMFNMYSEQPEEVHGDGGRLTITVRELELGYAKYDLILYAQEEGDGVYLQLTYCKEILEAPQAERILRNLEHTLKHCVAAPDAPLSSLGLLHENEVRFLASFNDTSRDFGCKATLRELFEAQVQRTPEHTAFFWNGGRISYAELNDSVDRIANGLAGLGARAGDRIAIATDRGIATLVALLACVKVHAAYVCLGPELPQARAVHILRATSPKVLLIDSEIHASWACYENSPCQVVSLNSLSGTAPIGGLPRPVLPHDILHIVFTSGTTGEPKGVLVPASACLNRLHWMWSELPFLAGDVAVVQKSATLVASTWEIFGPLLQGVPAYLLSREELVIPERLLSVLENHKISHLLAAPPILDGLIMARSTGGPSASALRLVASSTQALPPDLVKRWTLAFPATNLFNFYGSTECSSNAAWHQVDHSLPLDSRKVPIGRPIANVQLSVRSRKLELMPRGALGELCVTGACLSLGYLENIEQPATRFEMMEDGHLLYRTGDLARFREDGTLELHGRADDQVKVNGYRVELDEVAHALRSHPAVSDAGVALHAMPDRGGLLLGYVVSTADLLDEADLLAFTREILPTYMVPARIMRIDELPRNPGGKLDRRALPQPTAMSAGKGRTPQTVTEVALAEIWERLLCCEEVSAEDEFFALGGTSILSVRCVSDASLRGLRLTVGELYDNPRLADLASLIDAHRDALPNETTFDRVKSENVAPPFSPTMRFFSQHMGYDEHFNLYGLWKFSAGELDGTLLSQAVATLGDEHPMLRTRLVRSGGTPARTLPTDDPLTLERITLPADLPEMWEEIVSEKTEQAQYAFRFDGRTPLLRVLLFEGGQPQTQRSWLFILVHHFLTDGYGFRLLIGELERLYRTAAAGLEVKPTALTGHARIANWLNLLRNHAIDHAEEELEYWESRPWAALMPSGSPLALAAARSGGGPTPSDPVGARRMQALLRAGEVDNHEFLRLCESQATRFLSIPQVETAALLGFSDRAGIDGLDLILLAFLRTLGGDRPTLGLYVDSLTALRAPVLGGVDLSNNLGICCELLPMPLVVDGTEPAMAQLRSVAAQRRRIPTLGLGLRALQAFHPDERVVARAARLPTPRVLINFRAPLAVIGGRRFLGQQEAPLWCGEDMNFNKHHWLEYSIDDVNSCLRIVQQHNYSRIDGSSATSTANKLQNNLTGIIREICIKQ
- a CDS encoding MATE family efflux transporter encodes the protein MKSTRLEQLENDPMVPLVLRLAVPTIVGLCVSAAYHLLNAFFVGRLGAEAVAALAITFPITMILTLIGQAVGTGAASSVARSLGRHDHASAAAFAFTAIVLGLGVAILASGSIATRISVLLTWFGASNNTLPYAVEYLSPILFAQVLLVFNMICGFIVRAEGNTLFSMATQIVAFVLNAVLDSLLIVGLDLGIAGAGFATLISQVAAAAVYVWHFATASGVVKLGGHPTTGSLERIGVILGAGSPAALASVAGIAAMWLLNSTASTFGDDTLAGVGVATRLLSIVALPISGLCIGAQSAVGYNIGAGRGDRVRQALTVILSLSLAFSSMCALIGICQSHALAAWFVTETSAIAIAERAIAAFLAAFVCFPAVAVTITLIQAKGEVTRASLLAITPDGLFLMPLLLVLPRWMGVNGLIISPVLSEAAAGLTAALVLYREWRRLSRDERSLRV
- a CDS encoding 4'-phosphopantetheinyl transferase family protein; the encoded protein is MGNTSLSNEFVKIWQIDLNVPTHPWPDCLAWLDHEEQERYHRLKHRHDARRFAAAHVALREILAGCLSIEPWDVKLAYSRWRRPYVPGGPFFSMSRSGDLALVALSHQPLLGIDVECLDQAVEWSWLETIWSPAEWRRLRTMTNAPELLLRLWVRKEAAVKALGLGLAHPLSQVVVPLSGQTGPNGARLWLRNEQGSHCWRVYDLPTKVGFIGSIVTARPVAPESLAVHLFPAAGDWSGAVAKSTGSLVAPQHPGSTARA